AGTGCACGCATGACTTGCTTGACAAGATCTGTTACCACATGGATTTTGCTACTGCAGCCCCGTCATTTCTCGCAAGTGCAATATGAACCAATCATGGTATGAGAATAGTTTATACAAGGTCATCAGTGACAGATTGGTGCACTTGCAAATGATGATGCGAAATTACCTCTactatgctattattttttggtgGGGCTATAAAGTACGAATGTACAGTGTAAAGGTGAGGCTTTGTGAGCTGCCACGTTTGAGGGTATCAAATACAAGCAAGCTGCAAACTTGGGGATTTTCTGTTCATGACTGCGATAGATTTGATTATATTATGTGTGATTATGCTTTTTTGGGGGTCCATATGGCACCGTGTGATGCTGCTGTTCATACTAAACTTCCGTATGGTTGCTTTGGCAACTTGATTGATTATTTATTCAATATTGGATAAAACGCGATAAGTGGtacaattatttattctttctactaaattatttatacttttAGAACATATTTAAGttaagattaatatattttttaatatttttcgaTAATGAAACTTTAGAGAAAGAGTTTTCAATTACATAATCaaaagggctttattttatgtatttatctactaaaaaaaacatatttttaaccaCTTTAATATCATCCCATGTATAGCAGGTAGGttttttcctcctccttttATGGTTGGATGATACAATAGGAATTCACCTGAGAAAAATAAACCAACTTTTGCAACACAGGAaggctattttttgtttttttgcaatcGAGTCCCAAGTAGCTTATTCACTTCGGAAACGATCCATTCACCAAAATTAACAtgtcaataaaattaatagacTGTTGCCGAGATTATGCTGCATCATAGGAGTGTTTCGTTGAGTGAAACATCATAGATTATTCATTTAGTCGAGATATTCTATCAACACAATATACGCACGTCCAATATCTTCGGTACAATTAATCTTAATTCGTGAAGATATACAGAGTTGCAAGATGTTTTGTAGTTAGATGTTTAAGCAGCCTTTTTATGCATAAAAGACATGAATCCACATGGCTGCGTGGCGTCATTATTATACCGTGAAAGCAATCGAAGAAACAGTTATTggatgaagaaaagaagaagaagaatagacCATAAATTTAAcgaaagaaacaaacaaaagaaagtagTGGTCGAGTTAAAACAGAGGCAGATGATGGCATGGTATTGTTAAATTCAGTTGGCGCCTTAAAGCTCATTATTAATGAATGGATAAAATCCTATCCACTTCTGCTCGTACTGCTGATTGCTTACCCCATACCCTGTCCTTCTCATCACACTCTCGCACGCTATTTGCACTGAAATCCTAGCTAGCTGCCTGTAAGCACTAAGCTAGACACTCTGTCTCTCCTCTCCACTCTGGACACTTCATCAAGTAAAGGGAAGGTGGGTTTTACTTACTCTGcgtctcttcatttttttcttccctttatttatttagtatgctcatttgttttgggtgatttcagttttcttttttagcatATATGCATGTTCTTTTACTGAATTGCTAATGTTGAAACATCAGGTATCTCTCAGATTCGAATAGTTCCGTGAATTGTCATGTAATATGGAGGTTGATAAaagatgaacataaaaaaacaaatgccatTTAAAGGTGGTGGAAAGATTTATCTGCTTTAGTATGCTCATCGAGACCTGTTTTGTCCAAAAAGCAAGGAAACAAGTAAGTTTTCTGTTTAACATTTCGACAGTTTGCATGTCTGTGTCTTCCATGTATCTAATGACTTGTCTTCAATCATTGTATGCTATGATACTCAGGGAAATGTAGTCCTATTCCAATTCAGATTTTTTACGGTTTTTagaatttcatttcaataaaattaaacaatacaaCTTCGTTAAATTTCGTTTGCCGTATTTTTCATGCAGTTCAATTAGACTATTGGCATCTCCAAATCTTGGCTGTTTTGAGCCTATCTGAAATGGAAGTTGCAGAAACAAAATGTTCCTCAGGCTATGGCAAGCCTCCTTGGCTATTTAAAGGCAGGCACGTATCCAGCAAgtcttaatttagtttttttttttggtctattTCTGTGACTGGTATGATTTACATCATTCCCGtttataaatattgtttaatGAAAGGTGTGATTCCCATTTCAGTGCCTTGTACCAGCTTCATCTTGTTAAATCCGAAACTGCTCGAGCATTCATTCCGAAAGAGTTCAGATTAGTTGAAGCATTTGGGTAATGTTTGTTTGTTGTAAATGTTGTTTGAACTTTAAAGGGAAAGTGTTGGGTTTCAAGATTTCCAATTTTCACTGTTAATTCACACTGCAGATACACTCTTGGAGGTTTTTTTCTTGCTAGCTATGAAGACAGTCCAGCTGGGGTTTTTGATGAGGTTCTATGATCTTCACAATTGTTTGCTTAAGAAACTTATTGATTTGGTTTTATGGTCATACATTTCTTCTATGGCATGACTCAATGAGCTAGAAGGGAAAAGTTGTAGGCACTTGCTTGATTCATTGAGCACCGGCAGAAATGGAAgaaagttttaattttcttttcttttggtttccCCCCTTTCTGCAGCTTGTGGTGATTGCAGGAACAGTGTGGAACCCCCCAACATCTTGTGCGTAAGTTTAGCATCCCATCCCTTCTTGTTCTTAATAATATACTGTAAGTGAATGTGGACAAGGAATCTTTTTGTGCTTGTAAAAAAAGTAGCAAGGCCCGGAGCAGATGAatcttgattttggtttttccaTCTCAGTTCCATAAAGGCAATCATAACAACCTTTTGAGCTATATTGGGCCGGTCAACTTTGAAACATGCATGTCCCCTGTAGTGTcttaacaatattattattataggaaTCAACTAAAGGCATCATAATTGTTGTATATTTTTCGTCAAGTGGCCTGAGCAACTGGTCAAGTTGCTGTACTCTGTTCAGATAGCATCCCAAAGACATGTTTTTCAAGCTGAACCGAAGCACCTGGTTTTCAATACAGTGGGCCTAAAGACGATTCAAGATATTAGCAGTTTGCTTTTTCACATTTCTAAGATTGTTTCAAGTCTTTGACATCATATATTAGAAGCTATCAACgcaatttaaactattttagaagcctttttttttcttgtctcgACAGATGGGCAGCCAGGGTGCTTGTAAACAGTGGTGATGCTTGTGATCATGGACGAAAGGTGGGAGGTCAACAAATTTCTTGtggaattatgaattttaatattttaatataaatgaattcCGTTAACTTATGGCCTTACTGTTTGAATAGATTGAAAGATGCTGGTCTCTATTTGCTAGGGTGAGATGATAagtaatttgaaagaaattgcaTTAAGAGCATTGACACATCTTTGAGGCCAAAAGgaaccaaaaataattaaatgcaaGATAGACATTTGGATGCAAATTGCTCTTTCTTTTAGTAAAAATACAGTTCAAATTGAATGATGAGATTCTTGCCAATGCATTAAGAGCATGGACACATCTTTGAGGCCTAAAGgaaccaaaaataattaattgcaaGATAGACATTTGGATGCAAATTGCTCTTTCTTTTAGTAAAAATACAGTTCAAATTGAGTGATGAGATTCTTgttgaaaagggaaaaaacaagtGTCCTAATAAGGaagaaaaacttttgaattatgACAAATGTAGATGCGTGTGACACAACAAAGGTTGCAAAAGTCATTGCTAGGTATGGAGAAAATGCCTACAAAGATGATGGATGACCAAAGGATACATATGGACGAAAGAGCCTTGCCAACTATCCGTATTTGTTTATCTGATGAGGTTCATAGTGAAAAGATTGCTGCTAGTTTATGGCTTAAGTTGGAGTCTTTATGCATGATGAAATCCCTTACAAATAATTTGTATTTGAAACactgtttgtttatgttatggatGGAAGAAGGTGCATCAATTAAGACTCATCTTGatgaatttaattcaattgTTGTGGATTTGAGGTCAATTGATGTTACGGTTGAAAGGGAAGATGAAGTCCTTGTATTGTTGTGCTCCCTGCCAGATTCAAACAGGTATCTCAGagacgctttttttttttttttatctggttgAGATATAATTTCAGTCGAGGAAGTTAAAGTAGCTTTGtagttcaaagaaaaaattaacaagcATATTAATGGGGGTGGTGACAATGAAGGTGGTGCTCTTGTAGCACATTCTGATAATAGGAATTCCTTTATTGTCATGAATATATTCAGTATCACTGTGAGAAGATGAAAGCCGACCTATGAGAATTGAAGCTAGGTCACAAGAAGTAAGTAAGAGATGCTGCGATTGCCATGAAAGATGAGAGCAATGATCGATGATGATGTTCTCATGGTTCATAAAGGTgcggaagttttgaaaaattcatgaattttaGATTCTGCATGCATCGTTCATATTTGTTCGAAGAAAGAATGGTTTGATATCTTTAATTAAAGAATATGATGGAGATTCTGTAGCACTAGTAGATGGTATGAAAGTGAAGTTACTGGGATTGGCAGTGTTAAAATTAAGATGCATGATGGTACAATGAAGATGCTTGCACGTACCAAAACTTAAAAGAGTTAAATTCCAATTAAACAACTTGATTCTCGTGGTTATAGGTGCTTAGCTGTGGTGATTTGACAGTGATTAATGTTCAATTGCATCCAAGAAGATAGTTAGTTTGGCTTTGATGTTTAATGGTACTATAGAAGATTTTCACGTGAAGGAACTTGCAAGATACGAGCGAAGGTGTAGATTTGTTAAAATATGGCTTCAACTGAACAACGGAATCTTTGTAGAAAGAGGAAATAAACAATTGTTGTGATTTGGAAAGTAAAACTTTTTCTagttattattgattttgtagCAACCTACCCCTACCCCtacccctctccctctctctctctatgtgtgtgtgtgtgtgtaagctGAAAATGAGGAAGTCACGAGATTATTTATGAAGTCCTAGCTGTGTTGTTTTTGTGTAGGCTGTGAAGAAATCAATAAGAATGGCATATTTTTTGTGAGAATTTTCTTGGGTGTAACCGAGTTTTGTATAGTGACATATTTGTGTGTGCTGGATTCGTGGATATAATCTCCAATATTTGCTAGCAAAGTTTTTATAGAAGAAGATTTTCCGAATTGCTTCAAGTTTTTGTAtcccttttattttgtgttattgcTTGATTTGcatggtttttgaaaaaaaaaaaagtctttagtTTTTGTGAGCACGTAGAAGATAAAACTCGCCTGCTTGCATATTCCCTAAAGCTACAACTGACTCAGCCCTGGTGAGTTGATGTTGTGACATTATGCATGATCATGGTGCTTCTTTGCCACTTAGCTGCTGGCAATTGAAAGAAAGTTTTGTCATATCTCTAATCTTTCTTTCACGTTCTCTTGCAGGAGGTAGGGCTTCCCAGTCAAGTTGCCAAGTTTTCCAAGGTGATTCTTGTTCTGTGTACATATTTTCTGCAGTTATACTTTCATTTTCAAtgtaaaagaacaaagaaaattagaaaaagaattgCTCATTGCTCtagtgaattttatttaatttaaaaaaatccttcttAGCATGCAggaaatttcataattttgaacAGTTGATAGCTCTGTGCTAATAATTAACCCGGTGTGCATGCTAGTTGATGACAGTGAATTATACTTGAAATAATGCCTCGTTAGATTATATTGCTTAGGATGGTGCTATCCCCCAATGTAGGAAAGCATTCAGTTGTGCCATACATTATCTTCTACGATGGATCATGGTTATACCTTCATTTGAATCAAAGTAATGCAAGAACCGCTGCAAATTCCATGAGAAGTTTACATCAATGTTTCAGCAAATGCGAAACttgttttatgtttataatTTGCTCTTTTGAAACAGAAAATCACAGCAGTTCCAAGGCAAAGAAAGAGCAAATTTAGTGGCTTTCTTGACAAGATTGGTTTGGGCACGGCAAGTTCTAGTACAAAGAGCTGCATGGATGTTCTAGTAACTGAAACTAATGATCGTTCCACAACTGATATCTGCAACATCAACCTTACGGCTGTTGGTGAGTATGCTACAGTCATAATTATTTCTAGCTACAGCCAAAATTAAGTGGCTGTTGTTAGTACAAGTAGGTATTTTTCCATAAACAACCCTTTTTGTTCGAAGTTCCTGTCAATgccataaatttttaaaaccttttcaatttttcttgtcaAGTTGGAGGCACTTGCTCGATCTTTGCTGTTGCGTGAAGAATTGTTTATCTTTCAGTTGTGTTCACGTGGATGTATCATACAAGTGACTGTTTCTTACCTACGTAGTTTGAATCTGGTGCCTGTTGTAAGCTTGGAGGCTTCTTCTAAGTGATGTAATCTTGGCATAGGCTGGTTTTCTCTGTTCAGTCGTTTTGCTAGCTTGTAAGTTTGACCCTATCCATAGATAGCTTCTGTTCACATTAAGAAGTTCAGGAAAATGGCCCTGGCTTATAGAAGCATCAATGTAGAAAATGACACAACTAGGATATTAACCACTTCTTGTCAGGCAACATTATTCTCATCGCAAGTTTTTGAGTTCCTCCTAggaaaataacatcatttctcTCTGGTTGGCTGTGGAGTTCTATGTATAAGAGCTTTTATGTCCTCTTGGAAGCTTACTTGCTCCCAGAGCTTGACCCAATACGAAAGGGGAATCACTGTCCTCGCATAACTGATATCCCCGTTCTTtggttttcttatattttagtttttactatGATTTTTGTGATTGATTATTTCTTGTCTTGGTTATGGACTTATTGATGGTAGTTCCAGGGATGAAATTCGACAAATGGAAGGGGCCAGCAATAAAAATGTCGCTACCAAGTTTCAGGTAAATATTCATCTGAACTGGCGTTTAAAAATCGCCATGCGCTATGAGCATGTCATCTCATAGCTTCTATATGCTGTGAAATTGCAGTGGACGTACAGAGTATAACCCAAGCCTTTTGAAATATTCTTGCAATATTGAATGCAGGTATACATCTATACTCTTGCACTTGTTAAACTTATATATTGGATATGCTTTGGAGAGAGAACAGAATTTGGCTGAGTAGGTCCTCGTCTAGTAACAACAAAAGCATACTTGGAATCGAACACAACTGGATTCCAGTTGCTCTGATCATCCTAAAAAGTAATCACTCATGTTTGCTTTAAAAGAATGGAGAACTCCAGAGCATCTTGTTCCATACATTGATTGGCCCATGTTGAATAAGAGATTTTCTCACACAGCTCCTCTGAGTATAAAAAAAACGATCACTTCATCTGTAGAAAAAGTTCACGGAAAAATATCTGTGAAGATGACGCCAGTGTTTTTGATTTCGAATGGACACCTTTTGATTGCACTGTTTTTCTGATAGAGTACGAGCAGTGAGGGCAGCAAAAGTATCAAGGCCATCTCTAACATCAAAGCAAGACGCTGAAGAGTCATTGA
This region of Populus alba chromosome 3, ASM523922v2, whole genome shotgun sequence genomic DNA includes:
- the LOC118054430 gene encoding protein NEOXANTHIN-DEFICIENT 1 isoform X1, which produces MEVAETKCSSGYGKPPWLFKGSALYQLHLVKSETARAFIPKEFRLVEAFGYTLGGFFLASYEDSPAGVFDELVVIAGTVWNPPTSCAWAARVLVNSGDACDHGRKEVGLPSQVAKFSKKITAVPRQRKSKFSGFLDKIGLGTASSSTKSCMDVLVTETNDRSTTDICNINLTAVVPGMKFDKWKGPAIKMSLPSFSGRTEYNPSLLKYSCNIECRVRAVRAAKVSRPSLTSKQDAEESLSEHERQNLTISVMLSKPILALEFSCLSMQVEAPVVVSQHSTSRFATTVTD
- the LOC118054430 gene encoding protein NEOXANTHIN-DEFICIENT 1 isoform X2 produces the protein MEVAETKCSSGYGKPPWLFKGSALYQLHLVKSETARAFIPKEFRLVEAFGYTLGGFFLASYEDSPAGVFDELVVIAGTVWNPPTSCAWAARVLVNSGDACDHGRKEVGLPSQVAKFSKKITAVPRQRKSKFSGFLDKIGLGTASSSTKSCMDVLVTETNDRSTTDICNINLTAVGMKFDKWKGPAIKMSLPSFSGRTEYNPSLLKYSCNIECRVRAVRAAKVSRPSLTSKQDAEESLSEHERQNLTISVMLSKPILALEFSCLSMQVEAPVVVSQHSTSRFATTVTD
- the LOC118054430 gene encoding protein NEOXANTHIN-DEFICIENT 1 isoform X3; this encodes MEVAETKCSSGYGKPPWLFKGSALYQLHLVKSETARAFIPKEFRLVEAFGYTLGGFFLASYEDSPAGVFDELVVIAGTVWNPPTSCAWAARVLVNSGDACDHGRKEVGLPSQVAKFSKKITAVPRQRKSKFSGFLDKIGLGTASSSTKSCMDVLVTETNDRSTTDICNINLTAVVPGMKFDKWKGPAIKMSLPSFSGRTEYNPSLLKYSCNIECRVRAVRAAKVSRPSLTSKQDAEESLSEHERQNLTISVMLSKPILALEFSCLSMQVEAPVVVSQHSTSR